The Drosophila subobscura isolate 14011-0131.10 chromosome A, UCBerk_Dsub_1.0, whole genome shotgun sequence genome includes the window GGAACTTTTCGGGCAAGTCTTCCCCAAAGAAAACAATGTCCggcttcacaattttcttgcaTGCCGTGCACTTGGGCAGCCGATCAGCGAAGATCTCCTCCTTCATCCTTTTTGCACTTAATGCAGTGGTTGGTGTGGAAGCTGCCATGGGCCTCGACCAGCTTGTCTTCCGGCACGCCCGCCAGCCGATCCAACGTGCGGCCAGTTGTAAGATTTCGAGtgtgtaaaattttaaataaataaaaaaaactctaCGCCtacttgaaattgaaaaatgtgtaTCAAAATATCTGTATTGCTTTTAAATTGAGTTTGTAACGGGAAAACGGTGTAGGTTGGCCAATATTAACATGAGAGCTTCTAATGAACATTTTCGCAACGAGAACCAACCGGCGAATAACTATGTACACCGTTCGTTTATAGaaagcaaaataaagcaacacggaaacttaaatatttacatatttgtactTACGAGTATGTACGCCATTGCAGTATCCCTATCCCACTTGAGCGCACTCTGAAGACACCCTGGGAACATCAGGAAGGAGGCAAGGAAGCACTCACACACCATGCAAGATTCCAGAGCAAACcaattatattttccatacGGATTTGCATGATTTAAAAGAACATTAAAGGTGAACAATGGCGTTAAGAACAATAAAACggtgcaacaacaaatcgaTAAGATGTTGAAAACAGGACAGGAGCCTTACCAGAACATTGGTAAATTAAaaccatacatatgtacatatgtatatgtacatatacatacatacatatgtacatacttacggtataataaaaacatacatatatgtacatacatatgtacatacttacagaTCAAAACATCTTACATACAACAGATCAAAATTCGTACacagtgtttgtgtttattgttgttatatcATATTGGtagtttatttaattgtcaTTTACAATAGTTTTGGAGACCGAACGATTTGTTTTCCAAGTATTCATAAGCTTATAAAGTTTAATTTCGGCTTAATGTTATTCAAGGTTAATTTTATTGGCAGACAGTCGATTATAAAATCGTCTAATACAAATCTTTTCCATTGAACAAAGGCAATCTTAAAATTCATTCTAATTGTTTGAGAGTgacttttcttttatcttttgttttcaattatcttgttgaatttttgttttgttttaggTATTCAAAGTGTTTTTGCTTGTGTCTTGTTATTGGGATtcttaagaatttttttttggttttttgttcactgtttttttagttgtttgGTATAATTTCTTTTCGGATACATAGACTAATATCGACAAACAACATAATTTTAcgtatattttgtattcgtAGATgcatgtttgtttgtatgtatgtctgtaccTATAGCTAAATAAATTTCCTATTTAACGAGTTTTATTGCAAACTTAAACatgtgttaaatatttgtgtccaaaaaaagaaaaaaacgagaggGGACAACTCAGTTAGGATATCCTGTAtctcattgttttttttcccccattttacatttgacatttcaaattttttctacatatgtcatgtACAACTACATCCACTTCTAAATCTACATCAattcttacgccaacacgctctttcaGCTCGCCCCCCGCGatgttttgaaatacacttgtaacagtgtgagcatacagcgaTCCGCCGCattagtggctctagcttttatagtctctgagatccagaaCAAAAccgacggatggacggacggacgaacggacaggcagacatgactatatcgactcggttattgatgctgatcaagaatatacatatatattttatggggtaggaaacgtttccttctctgcgttacatacatcaatTTTTCAacagaaatacaatatacaaaaaaatacaaaaacgaGGAGTAATgagtgagacgcttcttacgcgtcacaacttttatacccggtactcagtaccaGTACAGTACCAGTACCATCTGTACCATAGTTGTTATTTtccagttttacattttacaccagtaagacgcttcttacgcgtcacaactatTATACCCGTTTCTCAGTACCAGTACAGTACCAGTACCATCTGTACCAGAGTAGTTATTTtccagttttacattttattatattttatatataataattttattttgttttcatctACATGTATATCACTTCTCACttcaacacgctcttttagctcgccctcctcccctagagccgcacactgcaacAAGCAGAGTGatatgagagaatgtgcaaaaaaatattaaaaaattctGAACGGGGTGGcgttagccactgcaaattaatctcttcattctggctataataatgataaaaaTCTAATCAATAAAATTCAGTGATTTGATAAATTTTTCAATCTTTCGATTTTCCTTACGGCATGGCGTTCTTTTAGTTCTCTTATCTTCATATTGGCCTTTATCTTTAAAATCcatgtggatacagcagatatTTTGGCCCTTTtggtggcggaaggggcgggtagagtttttttgaaatacacttgtggaagtgtgagcatacagaagccTAGGTggtctcttatggtctctgagatacaagcgctcaacaagacggatggacatgcggacagacagacatgagCCATGTCTGGCCATGTGTGGTCGGAAGCGTCTTCCTTCCGTGTTAcatttttccgcacaaatacaatataccctggcatttactcttcgagtatcgggtgtaaaaacaaatcccaaacaattttaacattcataaaaacgccattcctgCTAACTGGcagaatgcaataaaatattaatgctTAGTTTAATAATTTGGGAATTTTTCAATCATTCGATTTTACAATAATTTGTAACGGTGTACATAGTTAATCGCCGGCTCGTTCTCGTTGCGGTAATGTTCGTGAGAAACTCTCATGTTCATATTGGCCTATCTACACCGTTTTTGACAGATAAAAACTCCATGGACAAAAAGCTAAATACAGATATTTTGATACGGGTTTTTAAAAGTTCAAGTAGGCGTAGtcccttctttttttatttatttaaaattttacacaCTCGAAATCTTACAACTGGCCGCACGTTGGATCGGCTGGTGGGCGTGCCGGAAGACAAGCTGGTCGAGGCCCATGGCAGCTTCCACACCAACCACTGCATTAAGTGCAAAAGGATGAAGGAGGAGATCTTCGCTGATCGGCTGCCCAAGTGCACGGCAtgcaagaaaattgtgaagccGGACATTGTTTTCTTTGGGGAAGACTTGCCCGAAAAGTTCCACAAAAGTTTGGATGGAGACTTCAAGGAGTGCGATCTGCTGATCATCATGGGCACCTCGCTGGAAGTGCATCCGTTTGCAGCTTTGGCGCAGTACCCTGGACCGCGCTGTTTGCGTCTCTTGATCAATCGCGATGCCGTGGGTCGTCCCAAGTTTACCACCTGGATGGATGACCAAAACGACGATTGTCTGCGGCAACATCCGCTTGGCACTGGGCTCGACGAAAACAGCGAGTCATGTATTGACTTGGCGGAGCAGTATTCAAAGACGACTTTCACCCACCCACGTCGAGGATCTTCAGGTACTTGATCCGATTTTGAGATCACCGTAGTGTGACCGATGAAAACAGCGCTGGCGCTGTTATCAGTGTGAGTATACAGCAGTCTGAAGGccacatttggtggctctagctcttacaGTCTCTAAAAattagccgacaaacaagacggacggacggacagacggacaaacagattcggctattgatgcggatcaagaatatatatgctttatggggtcgcaaacgtttccttctatgaaatataccctatttactcgtcgagtaccgggtataaaaagaacaaCCTTGCAGCTTTAacgatttttaatttgaatttgaaactGAATACCAATAAGTTAATGAACAGAGGTAATTTTTTTTCCAGCACAGCTATCTGGATTTACTTGAAATATGATTTGCTGGAGTCGATATAGACTTTGGGCTTCGAGTAGAAACGGATTTCCCTATCGACCATGTCCAGCTCTTTGTTGATTTCGTCCTTTCGACTGCGCACCCACAGACTCTGTGAGGTGAAGGGCATGTGATTTACCTCACGAATGAGACCGTCATAGCGGCTCTGGGCGCTATTCAAGCGGCCTAGACGTTCCTGCTCCGTGAGCAGACTGTGACCGCGTGGACAGTCCGGATCTGGTGCATCGGCAAGCTGTTTGGCCAAAGCGGCGGCGCTTTCACGCTTCATCTTCTCCAAGTAACGCGGAAGACGCAACTGGTCGCGTGAGCCAAGCTTGTGCTCGCGGCGCTTGGAACCTATCGAcgtggtgctggtggcagtTGATGCCATTGTTGCCACTGTATAGCGGCTGCGGGCACTGAGAGGAGCCTCCTCATCCGAAGAAACTTTAGTGTTTAGATCATAATCGGGCATTGGCATTTTGTTCCAGTCATTCATATTTTTGCGAGGCgagagcagctcctcctcttcgtcaTTATCGTTGTACCGATTGGACATTATGGATCCACCATCAAAACTGCACCTAAAATAGTACAAAGATGTTACATAAAGGTATGTATGGCTTCAGTTatattttcttactttttaaGGGCATTTGTAAGATAAAGTTCATCCTTGATGTCCTCCGTCTGTGTGCCAATGCTCGTGGCGCTGCGTTGTGTGCCGCAAGAACTGCAGTACTCTGAGTAGTTGTCCGTCGAGTATACAAAATCTTTCTCAGTATTCTCCGACGGATCATCAAAGGCAGTATGGGGCTCTTCCAAACCGCCGAGACGTTCGTCAGAGTCTGAACCGGCCCCACCCGATTGTTGATACGAACGCAAGCTTTTACGGTTTTGTGCCAGGATGGTTTTGTCCTGGgtcttgttctgttttttctccGATACCGGTGAAGGTCTGTCTGATTTCGAATCCAACATCTCAGAGCCCTCGCGGCGCATAGTTGGCATCCATTTAGGACGCACTGGCTTCTTGGCATCCAGCTTCTCAGTTGTTGATTTCTCGAGCTGGCGcaaactcaatttattttccttcaaAAAATTGCGACCCCGAACGACTCGCGGCATTGACAAAATGCCTTTCAGCGTTGTTATACGGCGAACTGGTGGGTTGGACATGACGATTCGACGGCGATTACAACCCAGAACTAATGGCGTTACggaatttaataaatatatttattattgggaaataatgaaatttttgttgtggttagTTAGTCGAGATGCGACGTTGAATGTTTATGAATTTGTTATGTTCGATGACGACTACATCAATGGCACACTTGTGTGTTTTTAAcgtaaaataatttaatcagTTCGTTGGGTTTTTGCTCAAATCTTTGTTATTTAAAAAGGAAACTGTTTCAGGATGTCACTTTTTCACTATTTTtactaaacatttttgcaaacGAACACAACGAAAATTacattattttgcaatcatataaatacttttcgaaacaattttaaatcttTCAGTCACAGCTACACAACTCAAAATAAAACCCTAAACCACACACAGCGGAagcatcagcaacagaagTAGACACAGGATCAGTAGCCGCAACAACTGTGACTGTGACCTTTCTTCACTCGCTGTACCAGGAGGGTCACTGCCGTGGGCCGATTCTGGTGGCTGTCGCACTGTCCACGCTCGTCAATTGGGAGCGTGAGTTCGAGCTGTGGGCACCCGATTTCTACTGCATCACGTACATCGGGGACAAGGACTCGCGTGCGGCGATACGCGAGAATGAGCTGAGCTTCGAGGAGGGAGCCATACGTGGCAGCAAGGTCTCCCGTCTGCGCACCACCCAATGCAAGTTCAACGTGCTGCTGACCAGCTACGAGCTGATATGAGCTGGATGCCGCTTGCCTGGGCAGCATGGATTGGGCTTTCCTGAacctgctgtcctgctgccaTCCACAATTCCGAAACATCGAACTCGAGAGAGGAGTTCACAAGAACGGATGTGATGATGTtttcgagctggagctgcagtctgctgtctgctgtctgctgttcaTCGTCTGATCAATGAGCTGCGCGGCGCCAGCGCTGTTTTCATCGGTCACACCACGGTGGGATGAACTTCAATCAATACTAATTAATATATCTCAAAATCGGATCAAGTACCTGAAGATCCTCGACGTGGGTGGGTGAAAGTCGTCTTTGAATACTGCTCCGCCAAGTCAATACATGACTCGCTGTTTTCGTCGAGCCCAGTGCCAAGCGGATGTTGCCGCAGACAATCTTCATTTTGGTCATCCATCCAGGTGGTAAACTTGGGACGACCCACGGCATCGCGATTGATCAAGAGACGCAAACAGCGCGGTCCAGGGTACTGCGCCAAAGCTGCAAACGGATGCACTTCCAGCGAGGTGCCCATGATGATCAGCAGATCGCACTCCTTGAAGTCTCCATCCAAACTTTTGTGGAACTTTTCGGGCAAGTCTTCCCCAAAGAAAACAATGTCCggcttcacaattttcttgcaTGCCGTGCACTTGGGCAGCCGATCAGCGAAGATCTCCTCCGTCATCCTTTTTGCACTTAATGCAGTGGTTGGTGTGGAAGCTGCCATGGGCCTCGACCAGCTTGTCTTCCGGCACGCCCACCAGCCGATCCAACGTGCGGCCAGTTGTAAGATTTCGAGtgtgtaaaattttaaataaataaaaaaaaactctacGCCTACTTGAACTTGAAAAATGTGTATCAAAATATCTGTATTGCTTTTAAATGGAGTTTGTAGGGGAAAAACGGTGTAGATAGGCCAATATGAACATGAGAGCTTCTAATGAACATTTTCGCAACGAGAACCAACCGGCGAATAACTATGTACACCGTTCGTTTATAGaaagcaaaa containing:
- the LOC117892439 gene encoding NAD-dependent protein deacetylase Sirt2-like, coding for MKEEIFADRLPKCTACKKIVKPDIVFFGEDLPEKFHKSLDGDFKECDLLIIMGTSLEVHPFAALAQYPGPRCLRLLINRDAVGRPKFTTWMDDQNDDCLRQHPLGTGLDENSESCIDLAEQYSKTTFTHPRRGSSGT
- the LOC117891248 gene encoding uncharacterized protein LOC117891248, with product MSNPPVRRITTLKGILSMPRVVRGRNFLKENKLSLRQLEKSTTEKLDAKKPVRPKWMPTMRREGSEMLDSKSDRPSPVSEKKQNKTQDKTILAQNRKSLRSYQQSGGAGSDSDERLGGLEEPHTAFDDPSENTEKDFVYSTDNYSEYCSSCGTQRSATSIGTQTEDIKDELYLTNALKKCSFDGGSIMSNRYNDNDEEEELLSPRKNMNDWNKMPMPDYDLNTKVSSDEEAPLSARSRYTVATMASTATSTTSIGSKRREHKLGSRDQLRLPRYLEKMKRESAAALAKQLADAPDPDCPRGHSLLTEQERLGRLNSAQSRYDGLIREVNHMPFTSQSLWVRSRKDEINKELDMVDREIRFYSKPKVYIDSSKSYFK
- the LOC117892461 gene encoding NAD-dependent protein deacetylase Sirt2-like is translated as MTEEIFADRLPKCTACKKIVKPDIVFFGEDLPEKFHKSLDGDFKECDLLIIMGTSLEVHPFAALAQYPGPRCLRLLINRDAVGRPKFTTWMDDQNEDCLRQHPLGTGLDENSESCIDLAEQYSKTTFTHPRRGSSGT